GTTTTGTCCAGCTCTGGTTGTGTCAGGTCACCATCTGTAAGGGCAGAGAGAAGCTTATTAATACTCTCAGTGtcttgttttgttctattttgcCGTAGAGTACTTTTACTCTAGGAACAGTATTTAAGGCATATCTAGTTTAGATAGATGCCTAGTTAAATGGTTCATCCCAGAATACGTATTATGCAAATACTaattagcaaaaataaaacacaaacatgttCAAAGCAACATGCAAGTAATTCATGCAAAAGTAATTTTGGAAGTTGATTTTCAAAAAGGTAATcagagttcttaaaaaaaaaaaaagtgaacaaccCTATgcttttatatatgaatattcatcTCTGAGATGTTATCcctttaaaaatttagttttataCCTTCAAAGGGAACACTATTATCAAGAAGACTGCCAAAATGGATTGCAAACACTTACCTGGCTTTTCTACTTTTGGTACCTGCTGTACCTCATACACACAGTTCTGTGAGATACCTAGGTTTGGGGGCCAAATTGGAATAGATAAAATTCTTTGTCCCCGTGAAGACTGTTCCTGGCCAGATACCTAAACAAAATTTCAACAGGTATCTTAggtaaatagattttaaattatgtactgaaaagtttatttcttaaataaaaggaaatccaAGAATAGTAAGTATTATCCTTTATTCATTATATCATTTGTGCTTGTAAAATTTTGCTCAAATACAGTTCAGAAAACATTATTACTTACATAAAAATGGTAATCTTTTCCTATGCATGTTTTTCTCAAATTTGGAAATCTAAATGATCTATAGCTTTGGACTAATACTGCTCCTCCTTTTTTTTACTACCTGCATTATAGTTCCTGTTATATAAAATACTAAGAAAGATCAACTCTCATAAAATTGTAAACTATCATCCAAAACTCAGTGGCAAGGGCTTACTTTGGTCAAATGTACTAAAGAGGAAATAATCTGAACTAAGCAGaacagaacaataaaaataaaaacatgggaTAAATTATACTCAGCTAAAGAACTGAAATATGTATCCTTATGGAAAGGAAAACTTATATAATAAGCAAATATTAAATTACTGTTTCTCCAACTCTCTTGCCCACACCCGGCATTCAAAACGCTTCTCTGCACCTGTGAGTAGTTCCTTATTTGTGAAGTACTCATGTCTGTCaatggttttattttccttcttcgcCCCCATTCTGAATTTTTTGTTGGCTCCTACTTCCTCCAAGCAGAATATTgtcacaaatagatggaaaagtgAATTAAATCCAGTGAATGTAATTACTTATGAGTAGCTATGGATCATCATTGCAGCTTGATAAAGTTAGGGTACTGGTTCATCTGAGGTTTTCAAACAGCTCTGGGATGACTTTACAAGGTAAAGCTCTGTCCTCACTTTACAATGTAGACAGAGACTTACACCCACCTCCTAATAAGAAGGAATGTACTTACCTTTCCTATGGCGAGTCCTTCATAATTCAATTTTCCTTCCTTAATAAAACTATAGAGTGGAGAACCAGGAACAGAATTGAAGTCCCCACACATAACAATGGGGCAGAAGCTGCCGTCTTTCTGATGGGCAACACTGGAAATCTCTGCCAGAAGCATTGCCAGTTGGGTCAGTTTAATGTCACCTCGCCTTGGGTTATACAACAGATGTGTGTTAGCTACACAGATGGCAGGGGAGGCAGCGCTTGGAATCTTGGGTTGCAAGAGCAGCACTAATCCAACATTGTCTCTGTCCAACAGAGGAACATCACGGCGGTAGAATTCCACTGGGTTCACTGATAAGAGTGAAAATTTGGAATGTTTGAAGCAAATGGCACAGCCATCAGGTTTCCTTCCTGTCCGCATCTTGTATTCACAGTGATAacctgtaagaaagaaaaaaatttttaacaaaaatgactgtttttttaatatatatacgaAAGTAATAGAACTGTTTTGCCACActtgcaaaaaataataaatatggcaaaacaaaattctaatttttggaCAATGTTTGTCGctcagtgaagttgctcagttgtgtccgactctttgcaaccccatggactgtagcccaccaggctcctctgtccatgggattttccaggcaagaatactgaagtgggttgccatttccttctccaggggatcttcccaacccaggaatcgaacccgggtctcccgcattgcaggcagacgctttaccgtctgagccgccagggttAGTGTATTAGTAAGGTAGGATGTTAAAAAGTGTTAGAATCAAAAAAGTCTACTTCTGggtcaaatagatttttttttactggcaGACTGCAGTGTTACATACATGTGTTATCACACTCTCATTTCCATCCTAACAAAAGTCAGAGTCAAGGCAAAAACAGCGACCTTATAGTAACCTGTGCCCTCTCTCCCAACCCCAGATCTCTTACCTTTTTGCCTCTAACTCTTTCCTGCTTGATCCACTCCACACACAGCAGTTTCTCTTGCCTCAAGGCACTACAACCTTCTTAGCCATCTCCACTACCTGGAATGCTCCAGCCACCACTTGTTCCCTCACCTCCTTTGGGTCTTTACTCAAAAGTTGCTCTCTCTGGTCATTTTGTTTAAAACTGAAAGCTGACCCATTTCCCCCTTCCTGTGTTTTTCTCCAGAAAACTCTCATTACCTGAGGTACTATTTACTTGTTTGTGCAGTCTATTCTTGGCCTTTCTCCACTAGAATGTATGCTCCGCAAGCACAGAGACCTGTTACctgttttgctcactgctgtatccccattGCCTTCAACAGTGCATGGTGTACAGCAGACACTCAAAAAAATacgtgctgaatgaatgaatgcaacgTAGGCAGCATTTCTCAAAGAGATGACCTGTTTCTAAAGGTATTCATTCAATTAGGCACCGTGGACATAGGTGTTATAAAATGATGAACTAGATACAATGGTCCCCAATCTCATGGAACTCAGAATCCTAGGAGTCTGGTAGTAGGCAAAGAGACTCCTAGAAAGGCAGCTATGAAGAGATTTTTGCACacttttccatttatattaaaatatgtatcaaCACAAAAGTACCCATTTGAAATACTTCAATCTTTTCTTGACCTCTTAAAATGAGTATTAAgctgtttttcaaaattaagatttttagtccAAATACACCACACACCTTTGTTAGCAAGCTATGCTTTAATAACTCACTAAGTAAATCTGGCTAAAATAAAAGTTACATATGTACCCAATGATTCCAAACTTGGCCTGATCTCGGTTCCATAATGATCTTCTTGAACTTCTTGCAAACAAAGTACCTTAGAAGAAAAAATGGcttgaattaaaacaaaaaaatacaaatatgaattttctggtgcttttgttttaaaaataggtttctaaaattctaaaaacCTAATGAAACCtgaaatagttttttcttttataaatctaTCAAATCAATGTCTCCAAATTTGATCAGTCCCCAAAACCATGACCTTTACTCACATGAATCCCTCTTATTATCCAAAACTGGTATTTctcaaaggaaatatttataatttatatgctGGAAATTTTTCCTGAATTTACAAGTTCATTCATACTAAATCCTTCTAGTCTTTTGAATATTatcatcaaaattaatttttgcatgaattattaaaattttcaatcaAAGGGAAGTATTTACTGAATACTTAATATGGTACCAGTCCCTGTCTCAAAACTGATTGATACTTAAAGCTTTTTGAATCTTTTCTGAAAAGTTATATAATCATTTATATCAACAACCATTAGCAAGTTATGCCTCCAAAGTTATAATACCCTATTCAAAGCTGTTTCATCAtcttagctattaaaaaaaatttttttttagccacactgtggcttgtgggatcttagttccccgactaggaaTGGAACTCGAGCCTTGGGCAGTGTTAAGCACAGAGTTCTAGCtgctggactgctagggaattcacCTGTAACTATATAGGCCTTCCCTTCTTACTTCACAAACAAAAGGGATAAAAAACCATTTAGTTCAGAAATGAATCCAACTTTTCCTTAGGTGAAGAATTCTGATGATATTTTACACTTACATCTGCATCAAagtgtttaatttctttcagaataTTGGGAAACCTAAAACTCCAGTGTAATACTGGCCGCCGGCAGTGTTTATAAAGGTGTGAATTGTCTTCCAGTAAATCCTGTGAAAGTATATTATAGGACATCACTGAAAACTCAAACTTGTTCTCACTGTCTTCACATATGGGGTCAACATTTTCGTCTCCTAGGATCTTCGTGTTTTCTTTATTATGGTTACATATATATTCCCAATGCCGTTGTATTGTGCCTGTTAAAATATATtagacaaaatacaaagaattaatAAAAAACAGATCATATATTTTCCTGCACGTAagtattttttgccttttaaaaattcttataagCGATGAACAGAATGTTTTCCCCTAGAAAATGGTACTGTAGCACCTCATGACTAGAAGTGGTCATCAAATTGTTTACAAAGACCGTGGAATGATACACTGCCTGATCCAAGAGGCACAAAACATGTTTAAGAGGGTTCAGGAAGTCATTCTGGAGGCTCTGAGCGTGTGTCAACAAAGCTAAGACTACACAGATCATGGCTTCTCACTTCCCCATGATTATGGCATGGATTTGCCAGACATGCTCAGCAACTTCATAGCCAGGACAATATACTTGTATGGCACAGCTGGTCTTTCAACAAGATAATTTCATATTGTATTTTATCACCTACTAGTATGACAAGATCATCAAATGCTTAACTATGTTCCTGAGACAATTCATCTGAGAAATCTGGTTTAGACGTGAATGAAGGGTATATAATGACAGTAAATGGAAGCAGTATTTACAGAAGACTGctaatgaaataaacaaaagaaatatttttaatgcacgccaaagcaaaaattaaatgtaaCATAGCTATACAATGCTAGTAAATGCTAATCCTGATTGACAAACCTAGCATGCAACAATCAGGAATGTGTGACAGTTTATATTCTGCAAAGACACCGTGTACACTGAAAAAGTATTGAGAACaggaggaaatagcaagagaTTCTGAAATTATAAGCAGTCTTTGATTTAGACatgattacttaaaaaaatacatacacacacacatgtatgtatctaTAGATACATAAACACAgtaccatatatatgtataaacactcATACACAACACACATACTCCTTCGATCTTCCTCTCCCCATCAATAAAGAGGATACTGTTACTGTCATGAAAGTCATAAAGACAAATGTGGAACTTTTTAGAGAATCTATAAGCttaaaagaagggaaaacaagAAATAGGATGAATTTGGGAAACAAAAAGATTTGAAGATGGACTTTCAAGCACAATTACATGATATGAGAAAATCTCAGCCCTAGAATATCTCCCTTTTCCTGTAAGGCTTTCATTTCACTGATTCAGAATCCCTAaatttctccaattaaaaattaaataaaaaataaattgaggaaGAGTATTCTAAACATGGGGGGGAAAGACTACAAGGAAATATACCACTATTTTTAAGAGTAATTATCTCTGATATGAAGGACTGTGAAAGATTTTTCCAAATCTTctgtaattatatatttacaGAGTATCAACACATTCTAGAGGGGTGGGGGAACTAGCTgcaggcagtcaaaaggtacaaactttcagttataaaataaataagtaacaggGATGTGATGTACAACATGGTAAATTTAATTAACACTGTAGCATGTTCTATATGAaggttgttaagagagtaaattctaAAAGCTCACATtacatacaaaatatttatttcccctttcttttgtGTCTCTTTGGGATGATGAAGTTCAcaaaacttattgtggtaatcctTCCATGGTGTAGTAAGGTAAATCATTATGCTGTTCACCTTAAACTTAGACTGTGCTGGtaatgtcagttatatctcaaaaaaggtgaaagaaaaaaagtatcagTACACTCTAGAAATGTCAatgaagtaaaaattttaagtgactttAATCAGATTTCATCCCTCAAAATCTAAAAGCTGATATCTGCTGCACTGAAGGAATAGGAATTCTGACCAGAGGACAGAAGAGGAAGGCAATTTTTATGAATAGCGAGGTCTGAGTGGAACAGGGGAGTTGGAATTATGATACCAAAGGTACTAGGAGCCTGAGGAGAAAGGTAAAAActgatgaaggaaagaaaaccaaagtaACAAAAGCATTCAACTATCACATAATTTAGCTCAGTGCTTGTCCTATGcccaggaaagagaaggaaactatCCCTTATCCTTCACTGAATATGGAGAATCCTACTCCTAAaggcctttattttggggggcttcaaaa
The sequence above is a segment of the Bos mutus isolate GX-2022 chromosome 16, NWIPB_WYAK_1.1, whole genome shotgun sequence genome. Coding sequences within it:
- the ANGEL2 gene encoding protein angel homolog 2 isoform X2, encoding MLPHHQKSLGRDWTTPWENLQKCCWNRHISSCMRWPGHYSRAPYPYFSSRHFSLNWRPPGLFESRAPFQYWNWRPDSLSQTSLFHLSSYIMNSEGDEPSSKRRKHQGTIQRHWEYICNHNKENTKILGDENVDPICEDSENKFEFSVMSYNILSQDLLEDNSHLYKHCRRPVLHWSFRFPNILKEIKHFDADVLCLQEVQEDHYGTEIRPSLESLGYHCEYKMRTGRKPDGCAICFKHSKFSLLSVNPVEFYRRDVPLLDRDNVGLVLLLQPKIPSAASPAICVANTHLLYNPRRGDIKLTQLAMLLAEISSVAHQKDGSFCPIVMCGDFNSVPGSPLYSFIKEGKLNYEGLAIGKVSGQEQSSRGQRILSIPIWPPNLGISQNCVYEVQQVPKVEKPDGDLTQPELDKTEVLVTAEKLSSNLQHHFSLSSVYSHYLPDTGIPEVTTCHSRSAVTVDYIFYSAEKEGVAEQPGAEVALVGGLKLLARLSLLTEQDLWTVNGLPNENNSSDHLPLLAKFRLEL
- the ANGEL2 gene encoding protein angel homolog 2 isoform X3, coding for MEGTIQRHWEYICNHNKENTKILGDENVDPICEDSENKFEFSVMSYNILSQDLLEDNSHLYKHCRRPVLHWSFRFPNILKEIKHFDADVLCLQEVQEDHYGTEIRPSLESLGYHCEYKMRTGRKPDGCAICFKHSKFSLLSVNPVEFYRRDVPLLDRDNVGLVLLLQPKIPSAASPAICVANTHLLYNPRRGDIKLTQLAMLLAEISSVAHQKDGSFCPIVMCGDFNSVPGSPLYSFIKEGKLNYEGLAIGKVSGQEQSSRGQRILSIPIWPPNLGISQNCVYEVQQVPKVEKPDGDLTQPELDKTEVLVTAEKLSSNLQHHFSLSSVYSHYLPDTGIPEVTTCHSRSAVTVDYIFYSAEKEGVAEQPGAEVALVGGLKLLARLSLLTEQDLWTVNGLPNENNSSDHLPLLAKFRLEL
- the ANGEL2 gene encoding protein angel homolog 2 isoform X1, with the translated sequence MEAWRCVRRGYGRCVVGRGRYPMLPHHQKSLGRDWTTPWENLQKCCWNRHISSCMRWPGHYSRAPYPYFSSRHFSLNWRPPGLFESRAPFQYWNWRPDSLSQTSLFHLSSYIMNSEGDEPSSKRRKHQGTIQRHWEYICNHNKENTKILGDENVDPICEDSENKFEFSVMSYNILSQDLLEDNSHLYKHCRRPVLHWSFRFPNILKEIKHFDADVLCLQEVQEDHYGTEIRPSLESLGYHCEYKMRTGRKPDGCAICFKHSKFSLLSVNPVEFYRRDVPLLDRDNVGLVLLLQPKIPSAASPAICVANTHLLYNPRRGDIKLTQLAMLLAEISSVAHQKDGSFCPIVMCGDFNSVPGSPLYSFIKEGKLNYEGLAIGKVSGQEQSSRGQRILSIPIWPPNLGISQNCVYEVQQVPKVEKPDGDLTQPELDKTEVLVTAEKLSSNLQHHFSLSSVYSHYLPDTGIPEVTTCHSRSAVTVDYIFYSAEKEGVAEQPGAEVALVGGLKLLARLSLLTEQDLWTVNGLPNENNSSDHLPLLAKFRLEL
- the ANGEL2 gene encoding protein angel homolog 2 isoform X4 codes for the protein MSYNILSQDLLEDNSHLYKHCRRPVLHWSFRFPNILKEIKHFDADVLCLQEVQEDHYGTEIRPSLESLGYHCEYKMRTGRKPDGCAICFKHSKFSLLSVNPVEFYRRDVPLLDRDNVGLVLLLQPKIPSAASPAICVANTHLLYNPRRGDIKLTQLAMLLAEISSVAHQKDGSFCPIVMCGDFNSVPGSPLYSFIKEGKLNYEGLAIGKVSGQEQSSRGQRILSIPIWPPNLGISQNCVYEVQQVPKVEKPDGDLTQPELDKTEVLVTAEKLSSNLQHHFSLSSVYSHYLPDTGIPEVTTCHSRSAVTVDYIFYSAEKEGVAEQPGAEVALVGGLKLLARLSLLTEQDLWTVNGLPNENNSSDHLPLLAKFRLEL